In Xiphophorus couchianus chromosome 24, X_couchianus-1.0, whole genome shotgun sequence, a single genomic region encodes these proteins:
- the usp11 gene encoding ubiquitin carboxyl-terminal hydrolase 11 isoform X1, with the protein MTANSRCSVSEPPGLETQRREIECLLRESELQAGDSWYVVDRRWFEQWKEFVESGDQNSSSFPGQIDNTELFEDLDSYHLKERLVENEDFMLVPAAAWHKLLQWYGMVDGQPALERKVVDLPSTLKVEVYPVEIFLCLHSNMENVTSAQFSRTDSIYAIQTAMCQAFSVPPGSECRLWMKSSDSSCERLRNVQVSVLDACLSSGMTIIMETRNADGTWPSSRPQIMRNSAEEQDSYRGQPGVCGLTNLGNTCFMNSALQCLSNTPPLTEYFLRSSYLDELNFTNPLGMKGEIAEAYADVIKQMWSGRHYSVVPRVFKTKVGHFASQFLGYQQHDSQELLSFLLDGLHEDLNRVKNKEYIELRDADGRLDQEVAEEAWRNHRRRNDSVIVDTFHGLFKSTLVCPECLKVSVTFDPFCYLSVPLPVSKERVMEVFFVSLDPHAKPVQHRVVVPKAGRVSDLCAALSDMTSVPPTQMVVADVFNHRFYKIYNPEEFLSCILDRDDIFVYELSQQDEDSVLLALYLRERSHYRDYGSSSNSYGTTLFGHPLLLNVPRGSCSQEALYGLFLQRLARYVRPPDPAEELEEEEEEEEDEEEELYKTQTNGISDDEQNASETAGPSEPEPCCSNASPNGPTDGPAPEPAPEPAPDPAPDPAPSAHVATAGDPPPGVNHGLPSLDQGDTEVGNGSVNPAAGNPDGLSAGGDLGADGEADGNAELPGEAAQPLPETTKEENEEDKQEEARSPSPPANDCPAKRRACRKRRRSLFTIQAVNSNGTTERGMGEGGSAVSFSSQPYVAIDWDPDMKKRFYNENEAERYVKHGSMEVPQQQTTVQLQQCIELFTTVETLEEENPWYCPVCKKHQLATKKLDLWSLPEVLIIHLKRFSYTKFTREKLDTIVDFPLRDLDFSDFLLRKGVSPEEPPSRYDLIAVSNHYGGLRDGHYTSYAQNKDNGQWYYFDDSKVTYASQDQIVTNAAYVLFYHRQDKIRKPTLPAPSISSASTSPPANDITETGAAPSCGSMEMD; encoded by the exons ATGACGGCCAACAGCCGCTGTTCGGTCTCGGAGCCCCCGGGGCTGGAGACCCAGCGGCGGGAGATCGAGTGTCTGCTTCGGGAGAGTGAGCTCCAGGCTGGGGACAGCTG GTATGTGGTGGACCGGCGCTGGTTCGAGCAGTGGAAGGAGTTTGTGGAGAGCGGAGACCAGAACTCGTCGTCCTTCCCGGGTCAGATCGACAACACCGAGCTGTTTGAGG ACCTGGACTCGTACCACCTGAAGGAGCGCCTGGTGGAGAACGAGGACTTCATGCTGGTTCCGGCCGCGGCCTGGCACAAGCTGCTGCAGTGGTACGGGATGGTAGACGGCCAGCCGGCACTGGAGCGGAAG GTGGTGGACCTGCCCAGCACCCTGAAGGTGGAGGTTTACCCTGTGGAGATCTTCCTGTGTCTCCATAGCAACATGGAGAACGTGACCAGCGCCCAGTTCAGCCGCACCGACAGCATCT acGCCATCCAGACGGCCATGTGTCAGGCCTTCTCCGTACCTCCGGGCTCTGAGTGCCGgctctggatgaaaagctccgACAGCAGCTGTGAGCGCCTCAGAAACGTCCAGGTCAGCGTGCTGGACGCCTGCTTGAGCTCCGGGATG aCGATCATCATGGAGACGAGGAACGCCGACGGTACCTGGCCCAGCTCCAGACCTCAGATCAT gagaAACTCTGCAGAGGAGCAGGACTCGTACCGAGGACAGCCGGGGGTCTGCGGCCTCACCAACCTGGGCAACACCTGCTTCATGAACTCCGCCCTGCAg TGTCTgagcaacaccccccccctgaCGGAGTACTTCCTGCGGAGCTCCTACCTGGACGAGCTGAACTTCACCAACCCTCTGGGGATGAAGGGCGAGATCGCCGAGGCCTACGCTGACGTCATCAAGCAGATGTGGTCCGGCCGCCATTACTCTGTGGTGCCGCGCGTCTTCAAG aCCAAGGTGGGCCACTTTGCGTCTCAGTTCCTGGGCTACCAGCAGCACGACAGCCAGGAGCTGCTGTCCTTCCTGCTGGACGGGCTCCATGAGGATCTGAACCGGGTCAAGAACAAGGAGTACATCGAGCTGCGTGACGCCGACGGCCGGCTGGACCAG GAAGTGGCGGAGGAGGCATGGCGGAACCACCGGCGGCGCAACGACTCGGTAATCGTCGACACGTTCCACGGCCTCTTCAAGTCCACACTGGTCTGCCCCGAGTGCCTCAAGGTGTCTGTGACCTTCGACCCCTTTTGCTACCTGAGCGTCCCGCTTCCTGTCAGTAAGGAGCGCGTCATGGAGGTCTTCTTCGTCTCCCTGGACCCCCATGCCAAACCAGTGCAG CACCGGGTCGTCGTCCCCAAAGCAGGAAGAGTATCGGACCTCTGCGCCGCTCTGTCCGACATGACCAGCGTCCCGCCCACTCAG ATGGTTGTCGCTGACGTCTTTAATCATCGTTTCTATAAAATCTACAACCCTGAGGAATTCCTCAGTTGCATTCTGGACCGAGACGACATCTTTGT GTATGAGCTGAGTCAGCAGGACGAGGACTCGGTGCTGCTGGCGCTCTATCTGAGGGAGCGCTCCCACTACAGGGACTACGGCTCCAGCAGCAACTCGTACGGAACCACGCTGTTCGGACACCCGCTGCTGCTCAACGTGCCGCGCGGCAGCTGCAGCCAGGAGGCGCTCTACGGCCTGTTCCTGCAGCGGCTGGC GCGCTACGTTCGACCTCCTGACCCCGccgaggagctggaggaggaggaagaagaggaggaagatgaagaggaggagctaTATAAGACTCAAACCAACGGCATCAGTGATG ATGAGCAGAATGCCTCGGAGACGGCCGGAccctcagaaccagaaccgtgCTGCAGCAACGCATCTCCAAACGGCCCAACAGATGGCCCCGCCCCAGAACCCGCCCCAGAACCCGCCCCAGATCCCGCCCCAGATCCCGCTCCCTCGGCTCACGTCGCCACAGCAGGTGACCCCCCTCCTGGGGTCAACCATGGGCTGCCCTCTCTGGACCAGGGAGACACCGAGGTCGGGAACGGCTCCGTGAACCCGGCTGCCGGCAACCCCGACGGCCTGAGCGCCGGCGGCGACCTGGGAGCCGACGGCGAAGCAGACGGGAACGCCGAGCTGCCAGGAGAGGCAGCGCAGCCTCTTCCAGAAACCACCAAAGAAGAAAACGAGGAGGACAAGCAGGAAGAAGCCCGCTCCCCCAGTCCTCCAGCCAATGACTGTCCAGCAAAGAGGCGGGCGTGTCGCAAGAGGAGGCGGAGCCTGTTCACCATCCAGGCCGTCAACTCCAACGGGACGACCGAGAGAGGGATGGGAGAGGGAGGGAGCGCCGTGTCCTTCAGCT ctCAGCCGTACGTGGCCATCGACTGGGACCCCGACATGAAGAAGAGGTTCTACAATGAAAACGAAGCCGAG CGCTACGTGAAGCACGGCAGCATGGAGGTGCCGCAGCAGCAGACCACCGTCCAGCTGCAGCAGTGCATCGAGCTCTTCACCACCGTGGAAACACTGGAGGAGGAGAATCCATG GTACTGCCCGGTGTGTAAGAAGCACCAGTTGGCCACCAAGAAGCTGGACCTGTGGTCGCTGCCAGAGGTTCTGATCATCCACCTCAAGCGGTTCTCCTACACCAAGTTCACCAGAGAGAAACTGGACACCATCGTGGATTTCCCCCTCAG AGACCTGGACTTCTCGGACTTCCTGCTGAGGAAAGGCGTTTCGCCAGAGGAGCCGCCGAGCCGCTATGACCTCATCGCCGTGTCCAATCACTACGGAGGACTCCGAGACGGACACT ACACCAGCTACGCCCAGAACAAGGACAACGGTCAGTGGTACTACTTTGATGACAGCAAGGTGACGTACGCTTCCCAGGACCAGATTGTG ACTAATGCTGCCTACGTCTTGTTCTACCACCGACAAGATAAGATCAGGAAGCCCACTCTGCCCGCCCCCTCCATAAGCTCCGCCTCCACCTCGCCACCTGCCAACGACATCACAGAGACGGGCGCCGCCCCTTCCTGTGGCTCCATGGAAATGGACTGA
- the usp11 gene encoding ubiquitin carboxyl-terminal hydrolase 11 isoform X2: MTANSRCSVSEPPGLETQRREIECLLRESELQAGDSWYVVDRRWFEQWKEFVESGDQNSSSFPGQIDNTELFEDLDSYHLKERLVENEDFMLVPAAAWHKLLQWYGMVDGQPALERKVVDLPSTLKVEVYPVEIFLCLHSNMENVTSAQFSRTDSIYAIQTAMCQAFSVPPGSECRLWMKSSDSSCERLRNVQVSVLDACLSSGMTIIMETRNADGTWPSSRPQIMRNSAEEQDSYRGQPGVCGLTNLGNTCFMNSALQCLSNTPPLTEYFLRSSYLDELNFTNPLGMKGEIAEAYADVIKQMWSGRHYSVVPRVFKTKVGHFASQFLGYQQHDSQELLSFLLDGLHEDLNRVKNKEYIELRDADGRLDQEVAEEAWRNHRRRNDSVIVDTFHGLFKSTLVCPECLKVSVTFDPFCYLSVPLPVSKERVMEVFFVSLDPHAKPVQHRVVVPKAGRVSDLCAALSDMTSVPPTQMVVADVFNHRFYKIYNPEEFLSCILDRDDIFVYELSQQDEDSVLLALYLRERSHYRDYGSSSNSYGTTLFGHPLLLNVPRGSCSQEALYGLFLQRLARYVRPPDPAEELEEEEEEEEDEEEELYKTQTNGISDDEQNASETAGPSEPEPCCSNASPNGPTDGPAPDPAPSAHVATAGDPPPGVNHGLPSLDQGDTEVGNGSVNPAAGNPDGLSAGGDLGADGEADGNAELPGEAAQPLPETTKEENEEDKQEEARSPSPPANDCPAKRRACRKRRRSLFTIQAVNSNGTTERGMGEGGSAVSFSSQPYVAIDWDPDMKKRFYNENEAERYVKHGSMEVPQQQTTVQLQQCIELFTTVETLEEENPWYCPVCKKHQLATKKLDLWSLPEVLIIHLKRFSYTKFTREKLDTIVDFPLRDLDFSDFLLRKGVSPEEPPSRYDLIAVSNHYGGLRDGHYTSYAQNKDNGQWYYFDDSKVTYASQDQIVTNAAYVLFYHRQDKIRKPTLPAPSISSASTSPPANDITETGAAPSCGSMEMD, from the exons ATGACGGCCAACAGCCGCTGTTCGGTCTCGGAGCCCCCGGGGCTGGAGACCCAGCGGCGGGAGATCGAGTGTCTGCTTCGGGAGAGTGAGCTCCAGGCTGGGGACAGCTG GTATGTGGTGGACCGGCGCTGGTTCGAGCAGTGGAAGGAGTTTGTGGAGAGCGGAGACCAGAACTCGTCGTCCTTCCCGGGTCAGATCGACAACACCGAGCTGTTTGAGG ACCTGGACTCGTACCACCTGAAGGAGCGCCTGGTGGAGAACGAGGACTTCATGCTGGTTCCGGCCGCGGCCTGGCACAAGCTGCTGCAGTGGTACGGGATGGTAGACGGCCAGCCGGCACTGGAGCGGAAG GTGGTGGACCTGCCCAGCACCCTGAAGGTGGAGGTTTACCCTGTGGAGATCTTCCTGTGTCTCCATAGCAACATGGAGAACGTGACCAGCGCCCAGTTCAGCCGCACCGACAGCATCT acGCCATCCAGACGGCCATGTGTCAGGCCTTCTCCGTACCTCCGGGCTCTGAGTGCCGgctctggatgaaaagctccgACAGCAGCTGTGAGCGCCTCAGAAACGTCCAGGTCAGCGTGCTGGACGCCTGCTTGAGCTCCGGGATG aCGATCATCATGGAGACGAGGAACGCCGACGGTACCTGGCCCAGCTCCAGACCTCAGATCAT gagaAACTCTGCAGAGGAGCAGGACTCGTACCGAGGACAGCCGGGGGTCTGCGGCCTCACCAACCTGGGCAACACCTGCTTCATGAACTCCGCCCTGCAg TGTCTgagcaacaccccccccctgaCGGAGTACTTCCTGCGGAGCTCCTACCTGGACGAGCTGAACTTCACCAACCCTCTGGGGATGAAGGGCGAGATCGCCGAGGCCTACGCTGACGTCATCAAGCAGATGTGGTCCGGCCGCCATTACTCTGTGGTGCCGCGCGTCTTCAAG aCCAAGGTGGGCCACTTTGCGTCTCAGTTCCTGGGCTACCAGCAGCACGACAGCCAGGAGCTGCTGTCCTTCCTGCTGGACGGGCTCCATGAGGATCTGAACCGGGTCAAGAACAAGGAGTACATCGAGCTGCGTGACGCCGACGGCCGGCTGGACCAG GAAGTGGCGGAGGAGGCATGGCGGAACCACCGGCGGCGCAACGACTCGGTAATCGTCGACACGTTCCACGGCCTCTTCAAGTCCACACTGGTCTGCCCCGAGTGCCTCAAGGTGTCTGTGACCTTCGACCCCTTTTGCTACCTGAGCGTCCCGCTTCCTGTCAGTAAGGAGCGCGTCATGGAGGTCTTCTTCGTCTCCCTGGACCCCCATGCCAAACCAGTGCAG CACCGGGTCGTCGTCCCCAAAGCAGGAAGAGTATCGGACCTCTGCGCCGCTCTGTCCGACATGACCAGCGTCCCGCCCACTCAG ATGGTTGTCGCTGACGTCTTTAATCATCGTTTCTATAAAATCTACAACCCTGAGGAATTCCTCAGTTGCATTCTGGACCGAGACGACATCTTTGT GTATGAGCTGAGTCAGCAGGACGAGGACTCGGTGCTGCTGGCGCTCTATCTGAGGGAGCGCTCCCACTACAGGGACTACGGCTCCAGCAGCAACTCGTACGGAACCACGCTGTTCGGACACCCGCTGCTGCTCAACGTGCCGCGCGGCAGCTGCAGCCAGGAGGCGCTCTACGGCCTGTTCCTGCAGCGGCTGGC GCGCTACGTTCGACCTCCTGACCCCGccgaggagctggaggaggaggaagaagaggaggaagatgaagaggaggagctaTATAAGACTCAAACCAACGGCATCAGTGATG ATGAGCAGAATGCCTCGGAGACGGCCGGAccctcagaaccagaaccgtgCTGCAGCAACGCATCTCCAAACGGCCCAACAGATGGC CCCGCCCCAGATCCCGCTCCCTCGGCTCACGTCGCCACAGCAGGTGACCCCCCTCCTGGGGTCAACCATGGGCTGCCCTCTCTGGACCAGGGAGACACCGAGGTCGGGAACGGCTCCGTGAACCCGGCTGCCGGCAACCCCGACGGCCTGAGCGCCGGCGGCGACCTGGGAGCCGACGGCGAAGCAGACGGGAACGCCGAGCTGCCAGGAGAGGCAGCGCAGCCTCTTCCAGAAACCACCAAAGAAGAAAACGAGGAGGACAAGCAGGAAGAAGCCCGCTCCCCCAGTCCTCCAGCCAATGACTGTCCAGCAAAGAGGCGGGCGTGTCGCAAGAGGAGGCGGAGCCTGTTCACCATCCAGGCCGTCAACTCCAACGGGACGACCGAGAGAGGGATGGGAGAGGGAGGGAGCGCCGTGTCCTTCAGCT ctCAGCCGTACGTGGCCATCGACTGGGACCCCGACATGAAGAAGAGGTTCTACAATGAAAACGAAGCCGAG CGCTACGTGAAGCACGGCAGCATGGAGGTGCCGCAGCAGCAGACCACCGTCCAGCTGCAGCAGTGCATCGAGCTCTTCACCACCGTGGAAACACTGGAGGAGGAGAATCCATG GTACTGCCCGGTGTGTAAGAAGCACCAGTTGGCCACCAAGAAGCTGGACCTGTGGTCGCTGCCAGAGGTTCTGATCATCCACCTCAAGCGGTTCTCCTACACCAAGTTCACCAGAGAGAAACTGGACACCATCGTGGATTTCCCCCTCAG AGACCTGGACTTCTCGGACTTCCTGCTGAGGAAAGGCGTTTCGCCAGAGGAGCCGCCGAGCCGCTATGACCTCATCGCCGTGTCCAATCACTACGGAGGACTCCGAGACGGACACT ACACCAGCTACGCCCAGAACAAGGACAACGGTCAGTGGTACTACTTTGATGACAGCAAGGTGACGTACGCTTCCCAGGACCAGATTGTG ACTAATGCTGCCTACGTCTTGTTCTACCACCGACAAGATAAGATCAGGAAGCCCACTCTGCCCGCCCCCTCCATAAGCTCCGCCTCCACCTCGCCACCTGCCAACGACATCACAGAGACGGGCGCCGCCCCTTCCTGTGGCTCCATGGAAATGGACTGA
- the LOC114140759 gene encoding ER membrane protein complex subunit 3, translating into MAGPELLLDSSIRMWVVLPIVFITFFVGVLRHYVSQLLSSDRKLDLEQVSDSQVLLRSRVLRENGKYIPRQSFFMRKHYFNDAETGFFKRVKRKVVPKNPMTDTSMLTDMMKGNLTNVLPMILIGGWINWAFSGFVITKVPFPLTLRFKPMLQRGIDLLSLDASWVSSASWYFLNVFGLRSMYSLILGQDNAADQSRIMQDQMTGAAMAMPPDPNKAFKSEWEALEVVNHRWALESVEEELMARDLNFRGIFSADDRF; encoded by the exons ATGGCCGGCCCGGAGCTCCTGCTGGACTCCAGCATCAGGATGTGGGTCGTCCTGCCCATCGTCTTCATCACCTTCTTCGTCGGCGTCCTGCGGCATTACGTCAGCCAGCTGCTGAGCAGCGACAGGAAGCTGGACCTGGAGCAGGTGTCTGACAG CCAGGTGTTGCTGCGCAGCCGCGTCCTCCGGGAGAACGGGAAGTACATCCCCCGACAG TCGTTCTTCATGAGGAAGCATTACTTTAACGATGCAGAAACCGGTTTCTTCAAGAGGGTCAAGAGGAAGGTCGTTCCTAAGAACCCCATGACAG ACACCAGCATGCTGACGGACATGATGAAGGGAAACCTGACCAACGTTCTGCCCATGATTCTGATCGGAGGATGGATCAACTGGGCCTTCTCCGGGTTCGTCATCA CCAAGGTGCCGTTCCCGCTGACGCTGCGGTTCAAACCGATGCTGCAGAGAGGAATCGACCTGCTGTCGCTGGACGCCTCCTG GGTGAGCTCGGCCTCCTGGTACTTCCTGAACGTGTTCGGCCTGAGGAGCATGTACTCGCTGATCCTGGGCCAGGACAACG CTGCCGACCAATCACGGATCATGCAGGACCAGATGACAGGTGCTGCCATGGCGATGCCCCCTGACCCCAACAAGGCTTTTAAG AGCGAGTGGGAGGCGCTGGAGGTGGTGAACCACCGGTGGGCGCTGGAGAGCGTGGAGGAGGAGCTCATGGCCAGAGACCTGAACTTTAGAGGAATCTTCAGCGCCGATGACAGGTTCTGA